The DNA region CCGCCTCGGTCTCCCCGGCCGAGGCCAGCGCCCTCCGCCCCGCCTCGACGGCGAGATCCACAGTGGACGTCCCGGGATCGACGACCCGGCGCTCGGCGATGCCGGTGCGCGAGCGGATCCACTCATCGGAGGTGTCCAGCCGCTGGGCGATCTCCTCGTTGCCCACCACGCGCGGAGGCAGCCAAGAGCCGAGACCGGCGAGAACGGCCGCCTGAGATGAGGGCACCAAGAAATCCTTTCGCGGGGGAAATGAGAGGTCTGCCATTCACTTGTAAGCGCTACCATTCAGTAGACCCGTCAGTTGTGTTCCGGGTCACAATTCAAAGAATTCTCACTTTCGCGGCGGCGTGACCCACGCCGCGTGGCGCCACGATCGGAGAACGGGCGCCGGGCGGAGCCGTCCGGATAGCCTGACCTGGTGCACACACCCGACCTCGACCGCCTTGACGTCGCCATCCTCGCCTGCCTGCAGTCCGACGCCCGCACGATCGCCGAGCACATCGGCGCGAAGGTGGGCCTGTCGGCGGCGGCCGTGCAGCGGCGGATCAAGCGGCTGCGCGAGGCCGGGGTGATCGAACGCGAGGTCGCGGTGCTGTCGCCGGCGGCGCTCGGGCTGTCGATGACGTTCGTGGTGATGGTCGAGATGGAACGGGAGAACCTCGCGGTGCTCGACGGGTTCCGCCGTCAGGTGCTCGCGGACGACAACGTCCAGCAGTGCTACTACGTCACCGGCAACGCGGACTTCGTGCTCGTGGTGACCTGCCGGGACATGGCGGATTTCGAGACGTTCACGCGGCGGATGTTCTTCGACAACCCGAACGTGCGGCACTTCACGACGTCGGTGGCGATGGACCGGGTCAAGACCGGGCTGTCCCTGCCGCTGGAGCCCTGAGGGGGCTGAAGGACGCTTTCCCCGCGTCTCATGCGACGAAAGCGTCCTTCACCGCATCGCATGCGACGAAAGCGTCCTTCAGCCCCCCGATCCAAAGAGGACTGTCCGCCGTCACCACGGGTATCGGCCCGAACGCAAGGGGTCTGTGCCCGGCGTTACACCACTATGGACATATGCAGCCGATAGCGTGAACGTGGCGACAGTCGCGTCATCCGGCCCGTGTCCGGCCATCTCCTCCCCGAGACGAAAAGTTCGCGCCGCGCGAACCACGAGAGCACTGAGGAGTGGCCGTGCACACCGACGCAATTCACCAGAGCCAGTTCGTTCTGCTGAACAACAGCAGCACGCCCGTTCTCTCCCGCCTGTCCTTCCACGCCGGCGAACCGTTCGCGGTCACCGTGTCGTTCCGGACCGAGCGCGGCCGGTGGGTCGAGTGGACCTTCGCGCGTGAGCTGCTCGTCACCGGTCTCACCGACCCCGCCGGGCTCGGCGACGTCCGCGTCCGCCCCGACCTCTCCGAGGACGAGGCGATGCTGACGCTCGAAATCGAGTCACCCGACGGCTATGCGTCGTTCGAGCTGGAGCGCGAGGACGTGGAGACGTTCCTCGAGTCCACTTACGAGCTGGTCCCGCTCGGCTCCGAGAGCGAGCACTTCGACGTCGAAGCGCTGATCGAGGAGATCAGCAACGTCTGAAAACTTTCCCGCGGCACGAAAACGAAGGGCGGCCCGAGTGCGCTGGAGGCACTCGGTCCGCCCTTCGTCCTTTTCAGGATCAGCCGAGGACCAGGGAGGTCCCGGTCGCGGACAACGCCGGCCGGACCGGGAAGAAGTAGGTCACCGAGCTGTTCCCGCCGGACAACATGCCCTGGGCCTGGTTGCCCGCGATGAACGAGCCGCCGGAGTCGCCCGCCTGCGAGCGGACGTTGGTGGCGGTCATGCCGTAGACCGTGCCCTCGGCGTAGCGGACGGTCTGGTTCTTGGCGCCGACGGTGCCGCAGGTCCAGCCGGTGGTCGAACCCGACTTGCAGACCGAAGCACCGGTGGCGGCCTCGCTCGAACCGCTCACCCGGGTGCCGTTGTTGATGACCCCGCGCGGCGTCCAGTTGCTGTTGACCCGGACGTGGCCGTAGTCGTTACCGGGGAAGCTCGCGCGGGCGAACGAGCCCATCGAGACCCGGTTGTAACCGGTCACCGTGCCCGGGCCGCAGTGCCCGGCGGTGAGGAAGCCGCCGTTGACCGAGAAGCCGATCGAGCACCGCGAAGAGCTGTTGATGTAGTAGGCGTCCCCACCGCGGACGTCGTATTTCAGGGTCGGCACCGAAGTGGTCTCGACCACCGCGACGGCGGCCTTGTCCACCTTGGCCTTCTCCAGGTACGAGTCGACGAC from Amycolatopsis sp. EV170708-02-1 includes:
- a CDS encoding Lrp/AsnC family transcriptional regulator, whose protein sequence is MHTPDLDRLDVAILACLQSDARTIAEHIGAKVGLSAAAVQRRIKRLREAGVIEREVAVLSPAALGLSMTFVVMVEMERENLAVLDGFRRQVLADDNVQQCYYVTGNADFVLVVTCRDMADFETFTRRMFFDNPNVRHFTTSVAMDRVKTGLSLPLEP
- a CDS encoding SsgA family sporulation/cell division regulator, whose product is MHTDAIHQSQFVLLNNSSTPVLSRLSFHAGEPFAVTVSFRTERGRWVEWTFARELLVTGLTDPAGLGDVRVRPDLSEDEAMLTLEIESPDGYASFELEREDVETFLESTYELVPLGSESEHFDVEALIEEISNV